The following DNA comes from Lates calcarifer isolate ASB-BC8 linkage group LG2, TLL_Latcal_v3, whole genome shotgun sequence.
CCAGGATGATGGTTTTCAATACTGTGGCTGTGCCGTTCCTCTGACTCCCAGAAAGATCAAGTGCTGGTGTTCTGTGAGGGGCAGCTGAAGGAggggggacagagggaggaaaagggtCGACAGAAGAAGAGGCCCCATCAGGCCGTACTGGTCCCAGGGAACCTCTCCATACCAGGAGCATTTTTCCAAGCAGAGCCCACTGAACAGGAGGACGGCGAGCTGACTGGCTTAGAGGTAACTCCAAATCCAAATGTGGCCTGGAACAGTTGTGTTTGCTGGAATGTCTTGCTGCATTGATTAATTTTGAAGATGGGCACATTATTGTCACTAGCTATCAATATGTGGAACTGCATGAAAATGAGGAATGTCATATAAATGTCTTTCATTTGACAGACTGTAAGGTAGTCTTTCAGGTAAAATTTGAGACACAGACTTTGCTAGTGACGAATGATATgagaagtaaaagtacctcaAAGACATTAAAAGTAGGTAAGGTAAATTGCCCATAGTAGCATATCAAATACTGCATAAGATTTGAACAAAATTAATCCAGCATGGAGGCAGGCTCAGTTACTCAGTCAGTTAAAGAACTGAAGGTCTAAATGTTCCCACAGGACTGTGAGTTTCGTAATGAGGCAGAGACCATTAAGAACAGGGTGAGCTGGGACACAGAGATATGCTGCTTCCTGGATGCAGGAGGAACTGCCAGGTCAGCTACACATTCATCTTGTCCTCTTCTTGTCTGCTCATCCTGCTACCTGTTGGCCACAACTATAAAAAAGCTTGTTCTAGAAAGGGAATGTCAGTCAGCAGTTTCTTGGGGGCTACATCTGGACTTTGAATAACTGTTACAAAATGACCACATTTCAGGATTATAGGGCACTGTAGTTGACAACTTGGTTCACTCTTTCTGTGTATTTCAAACCAAATGGAAAGGAAATCATGGAAAAGGCATTTGGTGTTATTACTGACTTTACCTCATGGCCACACAATAAACCTGGGATTCTGTGATCTGTGTAAGTTCAAGATTAACAAATTAGAATACTCTGTGAAGAAAACTGAGAGAATAAATATTTAAGAACGACATCAGAATGCATGTTAGTGAATTGCACTCAGTGTGGAGGTGGATGtagaaaatacagagagataCTGACAGAAAAAGATATGAAAATACATGTAGCAGTGTTTACTGTGATTTCAGGTTTCGGCAGAAGATCACTGAGAGCAGATTGTGGCCAGTGGAGATCATGAGGTCGTCGGCTCCACTTGGAAAGGCAGTTGAAACCAAGCAGGTGAGAGGGCTTTGTTATCAGAAGATAGCTTTAGAAATATTTGCAAGTATCTTCTTCATAGTGTAGTAACTCTGCCGTGTTATCTCTGAGCCAAATGTAAGAGACTTGGCGAAACATCCACAATTGTTTtaaaattatgtgtgtgtgtgtagctccCTGGGGAGAACCCAGAGATCCCCTTCCATGGTGTGGCGTTTGTGGACATGGGGCGGCTGCTGTATCCTGGAGTCAGCCGTATCCGAGGAGCATACAGCATTCAGCCCTTTTCTGAGGCAGAGTTGCTGAACAAGGTCACACAAATTCAAGGAGGATGTATAAACTGCGTAATGTGTGATACTACTGTTAAGCCACTACTAAAGTGAATTTGTCGTTTATCTCGTGCTTAAAGGCCAAGCAGCGCGTCAGCGTGTTAAAGGAACAGGCCAAGGCTGCAGCCAACCAGATCAAAGCTCGTGCCAGCTCGTCTGCAGGCTCTCACAAAgcaaagggagggaggaatTTGGATGGAGGCAACAAGGGAGCCAAGGATTCAAAGGAGCCAGCCAAAAAGGTCAGAAAGGTTGTGATGGTCCTTAGTCAGAcgaaaaaaatatttttacatgaaaGTGTAATTCACAGAATTTCCATGGGCTTAGAAAATCATACACAATATAAACTGTAAAGCAAGTCTTTAAAAATTTTTGCAAGTTTTCCAAACTGAGCAAGATCAAGTGGTTGGTATTTCACCAGAATTTCAGCAGcgaaaaacagtttttttttttttagtttctttgATTTCATGGAATTTCTCCAGATCTGTTTGTGAAGGTTGGACCCTAATATAATATGATTTCATCATGTCAGCATCCTGGCAATCATAGCAGGACAGCTGTAGCCGACAGCGTGGCCCACAGCCCGACTGAAGCGGAGCCGCATGTCAATGTAGAGGGAAATGTAAGTTTCAGCTTGTGGTTTGCCAGTATTAGTGAGTCACTAACACATAATTTACTGGAAAATGTGGTTGTAGTCACAGTTTAATACATATGCAGTGAGAGCATCAACAATATAAGAAGTATAAGCTTAAACTCCAAATGTACATCCCTAATACTGTAATATACTTTAAACCTATATCCAGTTTACATGCTTACTGTCATGCAATATTTTGGAAAGCTGTAACATCTCATTTCTGTTACTGACAGATGTATTTGGAGGCCAGAACTTATATCATAATTGAGATAGCCTTGGAGAAACCACTGGTACTTAAAACACCTCCTGAGGAACTGGCCAGAAGGTAACTGGGTTTAACCTGTATCTGTTGGTTGCACTCTTTATTCACACCAGATTTCACTCTGATCTGTTATATTTGGTTGATGCCCCATAAGTTTCTGACTGTGGAACATGAATGAGTGAGAATGTGCTGAggtgtgtctctgtttcctgCAGGGTGAAGGCGCTGATCCCGCCCAGACCTCCACCTCCAGCGGGTCCTACTAGAGCAGAAAGAgtaaaatacagacacagttacataaatgcacacacgtacaaacacacaaaataaaccaCACATCAATGGAGGGTTGCTCACTTCCTGAATTCTGCCCACTGGTGTGTGCTCCTGCAGGCAGTGCGGGACTTCCACAGGCAGGTAGGCAACGTGGTGACCCATGTTTCAGACCAGTATAAGGAATTGTTTGGAGCAAGGGGCAAGCCATTGGAGGACTGCAGCCGGGAGCAAATGAAGGTTCAGCTGATGGGAATGCTCAATGTCTCTGGGAGATACTTCGCCTTCAAGGAACAGATGAAGGTCAGAGCTACTGCACACATCCCAGGTGGACTGATGAAACTTCCAGAAACCCTGAAACTAGTCTTTTGGATTTTCTTCAAGTGACAGTACTCCTCTCACAATTTGACCATGTAagtctgtacatgtgtgtgtgtgtttctggtgtgTAGCATGCAGTGGTGAGGCTTGTACGTGACAAGCTACAGCAGACAGAGCCTTTCACTGACCCTCAGGAGCTAAAGGCTTTCGTTAGCAAGCTCTATGTCTACCTGGTGGATGAGATGCACATAGCACTCaacaaggtaacacacacacacgcgcacacacacacaaaaaaaacccacacacacttattaatacattctacatttttatgctcattttcatcctcttctcctcaCCAGATTTATTCAAATGATGTTGATTATGACTCCCCGGATGAGATCCAGTTGAGTTCTTCTCAGCTCAGACATTTTGCCAGGGAGGCTCATCTTACTGGGGATTATCAGCAGGCTGCTCAGTACTACCAAGAGGTACAATAACAGGCCTGCCTCTCCTAATACcccaaaataaataagtaaaagagCTTGCTGAAAAACTTCTTTAGTCATGACTATAGTCATAATTATATTATATGAAAAGACTGACATAAGTAAAATAGAGCTGTGTTGACAGCCAATCACAATTCAGAGTTTTCAGACCTGTAAATTGAAAAACATGCTTTAATGTGTGAAATCGCTTTGTCTATTATCAGTTATTATAtcagtcttgtgtgtgtgtgtttgttacattAGGTGGCTACAAGTCACGTTGCAGCTGCGATTAATGGGAATCTTGACGATAATGACTCTGGCTGGTAAAATATCTGAGTGACCACCgtattttgtatttatctcTCTGTAGCTAGTGGTGAGACATCCCAGTGAGCCCTCCCACAAGTTTGAATGGGGGAGCCTCTACATGCTGACTGGAGACTACATGAAGGCCAACGAGTGTTTCCGTGATGCTGTGTCCATCCAACAGGCACACCAGCCCAGGTCAGAAATGCTCCAGTTAcactaaaaacataaaacatctaCAGAATATCAAACTCTAAACAAATGGTTGCTGCTTTGCAGGGCTGGGTAATTGTGTGCTGAGGCTGAAATAGTTGTAAGGTGTCTTTTGGCATTGTGTAACGGGATACCATAAACATAGTTCCAGTTCTCTGGTTTTCTGCCCCTTATCAGTGCTAATTAACATACTAACAACAATAATGGTTAAACACTCACATTAATTTTACTTCCTGTCATGATGTGCTTCACCTTCACCTCATCACTTATTGTCTATAATGTTAGTTCACttgacattttgtacattaGAAACTGTGTGACACTGCAACTTTCCCTTACAAATAACATGAAAGGAAAAGGTACAATCAAGGACAGCCCACCCTAACTTTTCACTGGAGGGtgattatgtttaaaaaatgtgaatctgCAATCAACACTTatgtttctgtcctctctttaTGTTTCTCCAGCCTGATGATGTGTGGGGTCTTGGCAGCGACATTTGAGCATTATGAAGAGGCCCAGACCTTCTTGGAGCGAGCCACCAACATAGATCCGCCCAGTGTGGTGGCCTGGACGTTGCTGGGTAAGGTGGAAGTCTGTGTTCCTGCTCACTGGAGTTTAACCTGTGAACCTGCTGCTAACAGAGAAGACATAGAGACTGCTACTATCGACCCTCTTTTGTTGAATATTAGTTTACCCACAGTATGATGGAGGCTCCTTTGAAGTTTGAGCTACACAAGACACTTTGATTGATACGATCTAGCCTTTAAAATGCTGATTCAGATATagtagaaataataataataataataataataataataataataataataataataataataatagcagtaAAGTAGGAAagatgcatgctgggaaatgaACAGTATAGTCTTGCTTCATGTTTTGGGGTCTGCTGTCCAGGTTTGCTCCATGAGAGCCAGAATGAATCCATCCTGGCTGAGAGGGCTTTTCTGGAGGCCAGAAGGCAGCTGAAGGCAGAAGAAGCAAAGAAGCTaacacagatggaggaggagaggaaagacagagacaagaaaaaCGTGAAGGAAAAAGAccagtcagaggaggaggcaacAGACGCTCCTGCATGTCAGTCTCCCAGTGTTAATCAAGGTGAGGTGCAACAGTAGGAGAAGCACCCAGAGAAGAagagtgtgttttctctttgtttgagTGTGATGATGTCTCAGTTTTCTCTGGTCACATGAGGATCAACccagcaggaaacagaaatgCTACAGTGGGTCCcaactgagaggaggaggatactGTAGTGTTAACATTTATTGATTTGGCAAAGCAACTTACAAGCAGTAAGAAGGTGTTCCCTgaccgggaatcgaacccgggccgcgGCGGTGAGAGCGCCGAATCCTAACCACTAGACCATCAGGGagtgtggaagtgtgtgtgactgagagagTGCAAATAGGAATTTGGTCTGTAAGTAATTGCTGGTCCTAATTCCTAATTCTCCTTTGTTCTACTGGCTCCACAAAACTAAAGCTTAAATTTTTAACACTTCATAGAGGAGAATAAATGatgaaagacactgaaatcTCTCAACACAGATGACAAATATCAGGAAATTgtgcttttcagtgttttggttttgtctcaaaacaattttaaaagaCAGGTTTTCACACTTAACTTCATCTGTTAGGACGAAAATGTAGATATAAACTGTTGACATACCACATCTCACATGCAGTGAGAAGGTAATCTCAATCTATACATGGTTTAGTGTATTCTGTTGGCAAGAACCACCTGAAAATAAGGCTCGTCTTATCAGCCTGCACTGCACATTTAACAGTGAATACAGGTCCCTGGAGCTGCTGATGTTACCTGACAgtattactgtatttttctCCCAGACCCAAAGTTTGTTGACCAGgactcagagacacacaaagagccTTCAGCACAGAGTGTCAGCTCCAGATCAGTTCCAGCAAAATCTTCCTCCACCATCTACACAAAGGCTGTCCAGTTCCTGCTGCAGAACAATGCCCTGCAGGTAAAACCACACTTAACAACTTGTGGTTTGCCAAATCACCTGGACTCATActggtcaaataaaaacaacctaCAGTGTACAGTACTGCTGTGGTGTCATTTCGTGTGTGATGGGGAAAGTGATTTATGATCATTATTGATGGTCCAGCATCTGGAGGAGGACAGTTGAATGTGGAAAACTCATATATTAAATAACCACAGACACACTACAAGCAAACATGGACATAATGAAAATGGATTATATGCATTTGGTTTAATGTTCAGCAACTGATTCTCAAATCTCagatgtcaaaacatttttaaacactaGCAGAGAAAGTTTATTTTCTCAACATGCTGAAATGAAGTGACACTAGTGACTACCTGGAACTGGCACTGTCAGCAGTAGTTAAAATtccaacagaaataaaatataaaaatgtcagtcattGGCTAacactgtcttgttttgttgcCAGATGGCAGAACATGCTCTGTCCCAGGAGCTACTGTGTTCAGACGGTGGTCGCAGTGTCTCCTACCTCCTTCTTCTGGcccagctgcagctgctcaaaGCAGACTACTGCAGTGCTGCTGCGAGCCTCAGGGAGGCACTGTTTCACAGAGATCAGGTACTCACACAGACTGCTGGCTGCAACGCTGAGAGAGGACTGGGTGGAAAATGTGACATGTATGGTTTGCTGCTTCTTACTGCTCTGTTAGTCTGAGCTGTTAAAATCCACAGGCTGTAACTGAACACATGTTTAAACTGTTGTGAAGATGCACATCTGGTGCTGGATTTCTGAACTTCTTTCACCTCATTGCTGTTTCTATGCAGCAAAATTATAATTAAGTGACCCGATTGCATGAATTTGAATATGTTATTTGCTGAAATTGTTAAGTTAATCAGCATTGGCACCATTAACTGAAGAGGTGAAAACAGTAATAATATTTCTTATTAGCAGAGTGTTTGCCTCTATTTTGTTACCACACTCCACACACTTATGAAAATAATCCTTAACCCCTATCATTAAAAATATTGCAGATTTCAACTTAAAATGTGTAACAATCTGTGATAGTGGTTACTTAACCTTTACTTAGTGTTGCcttgaaattatgttttaaatattacaACAGCAAGACACACTTACATTGTAATATCTCCTTTAAATGCCTCAGTATTCCTCAGCAAAAACCTGGAAGTCTAGGTGATTCAGTTAAACTATAGGGTTATATAATGGCTTCTGCATAGAAACTTTACACCCTCCCTCCAGTTTAGTTTGTATTGatttattatcatattaatATGGTGTGACCACATAGCAGTAGCACCAGTGAGCCTGTTTAAAATGGCTTCTCTCCTGAACACCGACCTGAAAAGTGTTTACCACCCTGTGAGCAGGATGCGGATGCATGGGCTCTGAATGGTCACTGTCACTACCTGCAAGGGGCTTTCAATGATGCCCAGGAGAGCTATGAACGGAGCCTGAACTTCCTGCAGCAGCCATCAGACTCTCACCTTGTCCTCCTCCGCATGGGAGTCATCTATCTCCAGCAGGGGCAGGTCTGATATTGAGACAAGCTTCACTGCCATCTGATCAGTTTTTATGTGCTTTGTATCTGCTGATGAGTCAGGGAGGAGACTCAGTCATTCTTAGTCACTCATCAAAAATCATTATTGTAgttgaatttaaatgtaaaggTCTTCATTCTaattacaaaacatatttatgaagCCACTGACTCATACAGTGTAACTAAATctcttatttttgtgtttttaactttcagTTTGAGCAAGCCAAATTGATCTACCTGCAGGCTTGTGAGCAGTCTCCATCCTGCCTGACGTGGCTGGGCCTGGGCACCGCCTGTTACCGGGTAAAACTCCACCTCCAGAATAATGCTGTTAATGATGTTAAcctgaaaatatatttgagtCAAGCTTGATTAATCTCCTGGGTTAAGCTCCAAAGGGGCTATGTATagtaaaatgtagaaataaaaatgtagacctgttaaaatgtcattttagaAGCAGTGAACATTGGAGCTAACCTCAAGGCACAGTGATTGCACTCAGCATCTGAAAAGTTTGGTTCTCACCATGGGGTTAAAGGTTTTGAAGCACTGTCCTAATTCTATTGTGAACAAAACCCATGGTAATCTTGGATTGATTGGGGACTACCTTGCTAGAGAACAAGAGTTGCCAGTAGccatattttttcatttaccttGAAAGCATTGGTTGtgtttggatgtttgtttttgtgtgtctgtctgtgtagctGGAGGAGCTGTGTGTAGCAGAGGAAGCTTTGACTGAGGCCAACCATCTGAACAATCAGAATGCGGAGGTGTGGGCTTACCTGTCTCTGATTTGCCTCAGGGTGAGTAATGACAATGCGCTGAAAACAGCTAGCCGTGTCCCAgttcaggctcaggctcagacAGATTATGACTCAATGGGCCGACACTTTCCCCTCATAAcgaaaaatgtcagaataaagTATACCCTTCATTTACCCATACATGGGGGGTACCGCATGTCTATCCTTTAGTTCTTAGTATACCATGATCCTGAAAAACAAGCGTCGTTTAACCCTCAGGTCCAGCGAAGGACACACCTGCATGGTCTCCGTCCCTCCAGGAATGTAGCCCCTGAGCTGGGACACAGTTAAACACAGATTCACTTTCCACTTTGCACAAGTGGATGTTTCCAGGCGGAGTGACAGGAACCTGATCTAACCATGTGATGAaccttttgttttcagtctggcAGACAAGAGGAAGCAGAGCTCTTTTATAAATATGCAGTAAGGGTGAGTTAGTCTGGTAGTTTGATCAGTAGTGGTGATTTTCAATGTATAAATTTGTTGTTAATTATCAATGATGTTTTgaaatctgtatttaaaaatgttttctagtGAACAAATAAACATGCAACAATTTCATTTGGTTctatatttaatataaaacacagcaaaaacaaagctttttgaTTTCACATTGTgtcagtaaaaaacaaacatatgccTCTGTGTTTATCATTAATTTGTAGTCATTTGACTAAATTTGTTGCTGTCTCCTGTCTCATGAAAgcttgtttctcttttcttgctGAACAGTTCAACCTGCAGAAGGAGTCACTGCTCCAAGAGTTCGATGAGCTGAAGAATCAGCTCCGCTTCAGTCATCTGGCTTCATGCTTTGGAACAAGCTCTGAGGCAGGgctttaaatttttaaaaatctaaacagATGTTCTGGTCTTGctattcaaaaaaaaaatctctccagATTTTGGCACAATCCTCCTGCACTGGAAGGAAATGTTACATGGAATATATTTTATTGCTACAATCTCTGTCAAATAGATTTGATGTATTATGAGTAATGTATTTCAGGCctgtatgtataaatgtataaatttcctgtacctttaaaaaaaacgtACTGTATTTGAGTGGACAATTTTCCccattggattttttttatcacttctAACGTTTGCTTTCCACATTTTTTATTGTGCCATTTTTACACTGGTCGTGGCCTCTGTCGCATGATGTAGTCAGCTGCAGTGAGATCACTGTCTGACTCGAGCAAAGACTTCTCTCAGCCACGGTGAATCCTCATAGAGGCGAGGGTCGCCCAGATACTCTGAGGTCCTCTTGTAGAGGTAGTAGTAAAGCACAGAAGCTGTGAACAGGAAAATATGTGAGAGTGGTTTTgacaaacaagcacaaaaacacacagggaatACACTTGTTTCCACCTTCCTAATCAGAAGATGCTCTGAGGGTTGAAGAGGTTGTTGATAAATACTGATAACTCAGGGTTTACTTAACTACAGAGAACCCATTCAGCCCAACTATAACTGGtccagttttcatttaatgGAGGACAGTGCTCTGAATAAGCAGTCAgcagcacacacaacacattcaaaacagcaaatgaaaaatcaaatgAAGTGCATAATTTCTATTGAATCTTTAAAAAGACAGGTGTTGATGTCTGTTCAACCCAGTTACTACAAATCACACATTGCTTACATTACTGCAAACTCTTGACTTGTTTCTTCCTAAACAACATCCAGAGTTTGATTTCCAACCTGGGGACCCTTGTTGCTCATCATACCTCTATCTCCTGTCTTTCTCTAGAATGTCAAAAGAGGCAAAATGcccaaaataatttttaaattcatgCATTAACTTTCAGTATTGTCATGAAAATCAACTTGTAAAAGCTTGAATTACTTGCTAGGTAATCCATCTTACTGAGTCACTTCAGTTATTGTTGAGTGGTAATGCAGTGCACATTTTGTGAAACTAATCTCCATTACCAGAGCAATGATAACTTAATGTTTAAAGGATAAATGCATAAAAACTTGACAAATGTCATATTAATGCCCCTTTTTAGTTTGCATAATTCATGTGCCATTTCCAAGTGAGTGGCCCCTCTGTTATGTCTGTGCACAATGATTAAGGTTACTTAATCAAAATATGCTATTATTATAATACATGGATGTTAGTGTTACAAAAACAGAACCAGACAGAAAAATGGGAAATCCCCACCAGCACAGCTCAGTCCCTCTCAGAGTTTACAGTGTCTTAAGGTTGTTTCATAATGAAAGAGATTTTGTGAACCAGTGATGCAACACTGAGTCACACTCTGAGTAAACTCTGTCTGAGTGGGTCTTAACAGtaagcagacaaaacaaagagacaaataaaacatggcTACAGTACGTCCTCATACTTAATAAAGGATCACCTgcagagaacaacaacaagTAGACAATAAATCCCTTTATCCACTTATGAGCTGATGCATGTATGAAAATCACACCCACAATGTGAGATCACTGCCTGAGGCCTGATGGTAACGAAGAAAAAACTGTGGACGCTATATGACCTTCAGcacataaaaactacagtgataATCACACTCTATTTGAATCAGTGACAAAAATTTGCCTTGTTACATAAGGTTACATACAAACAGCTCCATGCAACAGGTAAATGGAAAAGCAGCATTCATGTTCTGAGAGGAATATCCTACGTCTTACCTCCCTACTTCTTAAATtaatctgagagaaaacagaaatctCTGCTGTATTCTGATAACTTCTCCCTCAACtttcagaataaataaattatatattttttggcattaaaaaaataatgaatcaacATATCATCTTACCGGCTCTTTGGAACACAAACAGCACCTGAAGGCCGTCTGTCCAAATAAATCTGTTGGTGTTTAGCCAACGAAGATTCTGAAAAGATTATATAGAAAACAGGAACGGTCATTTTGCttgtttaaaaaagtaaagaattATGTCTAACCCACTAATTTAAGCCAGGCTGATGGAAAATTGTACGAGGTTTGGCATTTGAGGGCCTTCAGATAGAGATATGTTGTTCTGTCAATCACATTTTgccctaaaaaaaaacaactgtatttttatatattatattttttcccATTTGCGCTCTCTCACGTACCATGAGCCAGGAGTGCAGAATGATACTGAAGGTCAGGTAGAGAGTAGAGAGCATTAGCAGAGCTCTAAATCGCTCCAGCAATATGGCGACCAGGCCGACTTGAAACACGTAGGTGTTAAACAGCATCAGCAGAATGATGATCAGGTTAAACAGGATGGCAATGTCCTGGATACTGTCAAATAAAACcatgaggagacagaagaagtgaagaaaacaacgtgagagcagcagaaacaaagaggGTAATGCTATTTCGTGTCATTCCAGCATCCTGAGTGACTCAGTACAGACAACTAAAGCAGACTATTTTTAGCTCAGAATTATTTTTCCCCTTGAGCCAAAGATAATGTTTGACTGCTGAGACAGTGAGTAACTCTTACTTACATGAAAAGTACGAGCTGCACGGCTGGCTCAGTCCTCAGCAGCTCGCTGAAGGAGTTGACAAACAGGTCGAAGGAGAGCAGGCTGAGCTGAATCAGCAACACCAGAGAGTAGTTGCTGGTTTGGAGCGTCTCCGGCCCGAAGGCTGGGCGCCCGGGCGGACTGTGGTTCCACGATGGATCCAAGGCTGCACTGCActcgtacacacacactacatagAAACATCAATCCACGCACACAGCAGTCTTGACCGTCTGGGTGTTTCAGTGAGGCCTTCAAATGGCTCCACTCTGATTTCCCAAATGCAGGTGAGGTGTGAGTGATACAGGCTCCATCTCCTGTTGTCGAAATGAGTCCTGTTCACTTGGGAGAAACTGAGGTCCCTCCAAAATGGGAAACAGAGTCAGGTTTTGGGATGAGCTGTCTGGAAGTTGCAGATGTGAACATGTCACATCTGTTGGTTTTTATAGATGTTTACAAACACATGTGGTGGCTCAGTCTGTGGTGTGGTAAAAGCCTCCTGTATTGGCAAGCAGGTCAGACATCAGTGCCCGTAATAAATCCAGCAAAGACTCTGAGAAAGGACACAGGAGACACATCAGTGTTCTGCTGCTAACTGCTTTTTCATGTAGTGCATTCCTCATTTCACTCCTCTGAGAGGGTTGAGCCTAATTTATAGTAGACTTTCAACCTTATTGGCTTTACCAATGATGAAATAGCATCAAGTATTTGGTCACCTGCCAAGGGACTAAGAGGAGGCAGACGACAAATAAACCTTCACCTCTGGACTTGAATCCAGGAGGgaggggtttgtgtgtctggTAGAAACTTGTGTAACAGTGATATAAGTATGAGTAACCTG
Coding sequences within:
- the cfap70 gene encoding cilia- and flagella-associated protein 70 encodes the protein METPENTAETDLDIKITVTRGNNLQGKKAGSFQSFLKAEVDGLVLGESDKKQSDSAEKRVDYNFTCSFHCPNDTRALSGMAHKPIILTVTEFLPDEKKAEARTAVLGQAVVDLLPLLQGQCSFSSTVPLNPVTISPGKGSSQQSTLDVCVSVAAPVLSEAELSTSNLLTVTVETAYSIPESWMLPSGPAPTPFTYTAALEVPLTAEKDQVLVFCEGQLKEGGQREEKGRQKKRPHQAVLVPGNLSIPGAFFQAEPTEQEDGELTGLEDCEFRNEAETIKNRVSWDTEICCFLDAGGTARFRQKITESRLWPVEIMRSSAPLGKAVETKQLPGENPEIPFHGVAFVDMGRLLYPGVSRIRGAYSIQPFSEAELLNKAKQRVSVLKEQAKAAANQIKARASSSAGSHKAKGGRNLDGGNKGAKDSKEPAKKHPGNHSRTAVADSVAHSPTEAEPHVNVEGNMYLEARTYIIIEIALEKPLVLKTPPEELARRVKALIPPRPPPPAGPTRAERAVRDFHRQVGNVVTHVSDQYKELFGARGKPLEDCSREQMKVQLMGMLNVSGRYFAFKEQMKHAVVRLVRDKLQQTEPFTDPQELKAFVSKLYVYLVDEMHIALNKIYSNDVDYDSPDEIQLSSSQLRHFAREAHLTGDYQQAAQYYQELVVRHPSEPSHKFEWGSLYMLTGDYMKANECFRDAVSIQQAHQPSLMMCGVLAATFEHYEEAQTFLERATNIDPPSVVAWTLLGLLHESQNESILAERAFLEARRQLKAEEAKKLTQMEEERKDRDKKNVKEKDQSEEEATDAPACQSPSVNQDPKFVDQDSETHKEPSAQSVSSRSVPAKSSSTIYTKAVQFLLQNNALQMAEHALSQELLCSDGGRSVSYLLLLAQLQLLKADYCSAAASLREALFHRDQDADAWALNGHCHYLQGAFNDAQESYERSLNFLQQPSDSHLVLLRMGVIYLQQGQFEQAKLIYLQACEQSPSCLTWLGLGTACYRLEELCVAEEALTEANHLNNQNAEVWAYLSLICLRSGRQEEAELFYKYAVRFNLQKESLLQEFDELKNQLRFSHLASCFGTSSEAGL
- the LOC108887825 gene encoding transmembrane protein 138 yields the protein MLFNTYVFQVGLVAILLERFRALLMLSTLYLTFSIILHSWLMNLRWLNTNRFIWTDGLQVLFVFQRAASVLYYYLYKRTSEYLGDPRLYEDSPWLREVFARVRQ